In the Bos mutus isolate GX-2022 chromosome 15, NWIPB_WYAK_1.1, whole genome shotgun sequence genome, AGGATCTATTCACCCAAGTgcagaggaaaaggaaacccaTCATAAATATTCACCTGCTTAGCTCACAGGTGGGCTCTTGGCTTTCTTCTTCTCTAGGCATTCAGTAATACATCATTCCAATAATATTTCTACAATgcttagggggaaaaaacccaagctttaaaaaatgataccaaCTCCTGTGCTAtggcaaaaatatttattaaaatagttttttctttttttccaagtatGAACTTTATTGGGAGGAGTCCTTTGAATTCACTCTTTGCGGACAAATGAGATAACAAGTAGTATAtgcagaagataaaatggtaataAATGAGTCCACGTGGTAGCACAGTGAAAGAaagggggcttctctgatggcacCTTCGGTGACCTAAGAAACCTTTGGCTCACAACTGAAGAGTTAGGTGACCACCACCTGTTTTTACGAGGTAGAACGCATGCTTTCTGGTAGTCCACCATTCACCCAGCAGCCTGGCCGCAAGAGGTGCTCATCCCTCAGCCCGTATGCCCTTGGTGATGGCCGGAAGGCCTCCAGGCCCCAGGCAGCAAGGCTGCCTGCGGATCGCTACTTAAGATCCATGAACCGGATATCCATGATGAGAAGGAAGTTCTTGGGCAGCGGGCGGGGGGCCGGAGAGAGAACGGTGAACACCTGGTGCTCCAGGTCCACACTGGTCACCACGATGAAGCCCGCCACGCTGGTCTCGGAGAGGTTCTCCTCCGTGCCCTCCGCCGTGCTGACGCTCAGCAGGTGGTGCACCATATCTCGGCCGGGGGTGACAGGCACCAGCTTGAGCTGATTGTCTTCCTGAGACATGCCCAGAGGCAGGCAAGAGTCTGGGATGGTGGGTGCCCCGACTTTGTAGATTTTCACATCTGAAAATTTGACGTTGAAGGCATGGGGATAGAAACAGCCCCGGAACCCATAGAAATACTCACGGATGCGCTCATCCCGGCATTCCCGCCGGAAGTCCTTGGAGCGCTCCACCACACCCCCTGACTTGGGGAGCAGCACCGTGCGGACGAAGTGAGGCAGGTCCCGTTTCAGTTCGTTGTACAGCCGTTCTTGATCCAGAACCACAACGACATCCACCTCAAAGGCTGAGGCTGCATGGACCAGGGCCTGGTAACCAGAGCCCTTGACCCAGCCACAGGTGTTAATGACACAGCCGCTCACCGAGGCCCTGCGGTTCACTTCACACCTCTGGTTGAACACATCGGCTAAACGAGATGTAATCTGCAGAAGAAAGGGTCCACGTGAGGGAGAAAAGGCACAAAACGAACCCTCGGCCACACGATCCTTCCTTAGCCTAAGTGGTATCAGGTTCAAGAAAAAGGACATTCCTGATGGCGGTGGTTTTAACCACATAACATGGagttagttttcattttatgttgttttttctGTCTCTGGTATTTCATGTCCCAAGTTGAAATGTAATAAATTACTTaagaatgaagtgaagtcgctcagtcgtgtctcactctttgcgaccccatggactgtagcctgccagcttcctccgtccatgggattctccaggcaagagtactggagtgggttgccatgccctccaccaggggatcttctcaacccagggactgaacccggacctccctcattgtaggcagacgccttaccgtctgagccaccagggaagaataggACCTACTTAAGAATAGGTCCCTAGAAATGTTTAACCATCTGAGGTTGAACTATTTTTGAAACTGTCTTTTCCAAAACCCATCACCCTGGAAGTGATGGCCACTGAGAGGGGGCAGAGAGTTTTACCTGGCAAACGCCGGCCCCCTCCCTCCAACCGCCTTGCCCTGGGCTCTGACCTTATTATAAAGCTTGATGTTGGTGCCAGGCGTGGTGGAGCCGAAGTGGTACACCAGCGGGGCCTGGATGGAGAACCCCTCCTCAACGTCCGCTGGCCGCTCAATGTACAGGGCCCCCATGGTGCCGGGGATGGACACAGAGCCCTGGCCCACATCCAGCTCCACGTACGTGGGCCGGCGGCCCAAACGCACCGCGTAGTTGAGCAGCAGACGGCACACGGTGGACTTGCCCACGTCCGTGGGGCCCACGACCATCACCCGGGGGCCtcgctcctcctccttctctgcctgcctccgCATCTGCTCCAAGGCCGTATGCGTGTTGAGATAAAGCAACATCGGGGTATCCTTGGAGACGTAAGCCACCTCGGTGCGGCCACTGAGCTGCAGCGAACAGCCGTGCCAAGTGAAGACAGCCACCTTGGCGCCGGCATCAAAGGTGAACTTCTTGTTTCGGGTCAGCTCTGTGCCGAAGATTTCTGCCATGCCAGCCAGCAGCTCCAACTGAACTGACTGCGACGCCTCCACCTCAAAGCGAAGCTCTGTCTCCCGCTCCAGTTCAAATTTAGTTGTTGGCTTCTTGTCATCATTGGCCTCCTCTCCCATCTTTCCTGTGTGGCTGCTTTGTCTGGAACGCCAAAATCAGATCTAAACAGAAGTTAGGACTCGGTTCAAAATCCTCCAGAGgatgtttctcctttgctttattcTTCCCCCTTATCTCTCATCACCACCTGTCCCACTATATATCTGATTACTGTCTATCTACCCTTACTAGAAGGTAAGGGTTGGGCATTTTGGTTTGGTGCTGTAACTCCAGTACCTAAAATAGAGCTTGACAACCAAAAGGCACCTCTGTAAAAACACCGAGTGGATAACTAACTCAGACGTCGGCGGAAAAAAAAGATACCTACATACTGACAGACTTGATTACAGCACGTTTGTTGCTCCCTTCATCACTATCACTCTTTCGGGTACTCCAGACTTGAAAAAGCTACAGATGCCCAGTCCCTAATCCTTGGGTCAACAAAAAAGGGAGTCAGCAatctggaggcagagagagaataCCGAGTTGGGACTCAGAAGCAAACAGCATCAAGGAAACCGTTCAGCAACCACCAGCAGTGTCTTTTTCACTTAGCTCCTCTCAACCTTTTCCTCCGCTGTCAACTGGAGGCGCTTACAGTTCCCCACACAAAGTTCTGTTCTGGGGATTAACCGGGATGGtcggagggaaagaaaaaatttagtAAACTAGAAAGCGCCGAGGAACAGCAAAGAATTATCTCCGATCTAGATCGCAGCTCCAGGTCTAGCATTCGTCCCAGCCTCCCCAGGCACCGAAATCTGCGCAGGCTCTAAGCAGGCGGCGGCTGCGATCCTGAACTTACTACCTCACCTGTACAGCCACGAGCTCAAACCTCGAAACCAAGAAGACAGGACACAAGCCCAGAAGAGAGACGGGCTCACCGAGACCCACGCCGAAAACAAGCATTTCCACACTTGCGCAGTGGGGAAGGAGCGGCCGCGCGGGGCCCCCTGGGAGATGTAGTTGTACCAGAGCTGTCGCGAGCGGTCGCGCTCTCGCCGCCGCTCGGCCCTCTGGGACTtgtagtcaatttttttttttttaccgtgaCGTCAAAGGTGGGCGGGGCGGCTGCCGTCTTTGTTCGTCAAGCAGctggggaaggaagcaggaggcGGGGTGGTTACGCCCCCGTGCGCGGCGGGGACTGGCAGCTGAGGGGACGGCGGCCGCTGAGGCGCGGTGGCTGTGGGCCCTCTCCCCGTCGCTCCTGCTCACCTGCGGCccgagaaggggaagggaggcgggcaggggagggggctcaCCATGTAGGCCCCACAGCCGCCTGGAAGCGGGGCGCGGAGCCCTGTGTGGATACGAGGAGACCTAGGGATAGAGAGAGGTCAGCCAAGCAGCTCATCAGAGACTAACTGGACTGCCATCCCCGTCCTGACACAGCGTTTGACCCCTGGAGAGCATTACAGAGCATTTTACttaaataagagaataaaaaataaatttcttccaGTTACTCTGCAAGGCAGTCATTACCCAACAACCCCTCTCCTGTTAAGCGGAGAGCTTTGCTGGGGACTCTTTCCCTCCCCAAATCTCTGACGGTTATACAAGGGCAATCATTCACCCCACAAGCAACAGGTTGGGCCACATCTATACGTTCAGACGGTAAAGGTAAAGCATctctgcaaggtgggagacccgggttcgatccctaggtcgggaagatcccctggagacgggaaaggctacccactccagtattctggcctggagaattccatggacagaggagcctggagggcttcagtccatggggtcacaagagttggacacgactgagcgacttcactttcactttatacactTCTGATGCGTTTGGACTTGGGAATATTCTTTGCCActtgcttgctgtgtgactttgggtaaatcACAGGCTTAGACCCAGgtgttgtttgggtttttttgactGTATAATAGAGATAACAATTTATCTTCAAGTTGTTTTGAAGCATGAATAGGATaatgcatgctgctgcttctaagttgcttcagtcgtgtccgactctgtgcgaccccataggcgacagcccaccaggctcccccgtccctgggattctccaggcaagaatactggagtgggttgccatttcgttctccaaggataatgcatataaagcacTAAACCCAATGCCTGTAACAGAAAACATCGGATGTGAGCTCTTAAGGCTTTATTATAGATTGAGGATGAGAGCTATAATGAAGCCATCTGTTTGTAGTTTACATTTTTCAAAGCCCTTTCAGGTGTCCTCTTTCACAGCCACCTGTAAAGTCAGCTTTATTAAATTTCAGGTGAGAGAGGAGACTAAGACAGGTGGAGGGATTTGCCCAAGCTAGTATtcaaaccctggagaaggcaatggtaccccactccagtactcttgcctggaaaatcccatggatggaggagcctggtgggctgcagtccatggggtcgctaagagtcggacatgactgagcgacttcactttcacgcattggagaaggaaatggcaacccactccagtgttcttgcctggagaatcccagggacgggggagcctggtgggctacggtctatggggtcgcacagagtcggacatgactgaagcaacttagcagcagtagcagcagtattcaAACCCAAGATTTTGGAGTATGAGTTCAGTTATTACATAGTGAATGCATAGTACTAGATGCCACATCGTGCTCTATGGGCTTTAAGGGTATAaatccatttaatcctcacaagaatcCTGTGAAGGACACGCTGTAACTGTCATCCGTTCGTTAGAGATCAATACTTTCTTCAGTCCAGCTCACAGAGTTAATCCGGGTGGAAAAGCCTAGGAAGATTTTCTGGGTTGCCTTTTTCCAGCTGGCCCCACCTTAGCCCTCACTTTCTAAGACTGCCATCCTTACTTCTCACGTTTCTCT is a window encoding:
- the CLP1 gene encoding polyribonucleotide 5'-hydroxyl-kinase Clp1, which codes for MGEEANDDKKPTTKFELERETELRFEVEASQSVQLELLAGMAEIFGTELTRNKKFTFDAGAKVAVFTWHGCSLQLSGRTEVAYVSKDTPMLLYLNTHTALEQMRRQAEKEEERGPRVMVVGPTDVGKSTVCRLLLNYAVRLGRRPTYVELDVGQGSVSIPGTMGALYIERPADVEEGFSIQAPLVYHFGSTTPGTNIKLYNKITSRLADVFNQRCEVNRRASVSGCVINTCGWVKGSGYQALVHAASAFEVDVVVVLDQERLYNELKRDLPHFVRTVLLPKSGGVVERSKDFRRECRDERIREYFYGFRGCFYPHAFNVKFSDVKIYKVGAPTIPDSCLPLGMSQEDNQLKLVPVTPGRDMVHHLLSVSTAEGTEENLSETSVAGFIVVTSVDLEHQVFTVLSPAPRPLPKNFLLIMDIRFMDLK